From Gemmatimonadota bacterium, one genomic window encodes:
- a CDS encoding SDR family NAD(P)-dependent oxidoreductase: protein MQKKTVLITGATDGIGRALAEIYRTREDRLVLVGRRPLDTLNDPLYTKDTYCRTDLSQDKCAERVCEFLNAQKIDVIDLAIQNAGTGYFGPIAEQSAESIREITAVNLMAPLRLAHALMPYLKKTNGKFVMIGSIAHAFPCPDYAVYAASKEALNTLGRNLQIEGDINVQIIHPGATRTGLHRKIGMDNEKTKGFPSAERVAQKITQAIDGRRFIATIGWQNAWARFLGRYCEGIVNTMVRTT, encoded by the coding sequence ATGCAAAAAAAAACAGTCTTAATCACCGGTGCAACAGACGGGATTGGCCGGGCACTTGCAGAAATCTATCGGACGCGAGAAGATAGGCTAGTACTGGTGGGCAGACGCCCACTGGACACACTCAATGATCCGTTATACACCAAAGACACATATTGTCGTACAGACCTATCGCAGGACAAGTGTGCAGAACGGGTATGTGAATTTCTGAACGCGCAAAAAATCGACGTCATAGACCTGGCAATTCAAAATGCTGGCACCGGATATTTTGGACCTATCGCAGAACAAAGCGCGGAAAGCATTCGGGAGATCACAGCAGTCAACCTGATGGCACCCTTACGCTTGGCACACGCCCTGATGCCATACCTGAAAAAAACCAATGGAAAATTCGTAATGATCGGCTCAATCGCACATGCCTTTCCCTGTCCCGATTACGCCGTGTATGCAGCGAGCAAAGAAGCCCTCAACACACTGGGACGCAATTTGCAAATCGAAGGCGACATAAATGTACAGATCATTCACCCGGGAGCGACGCGCACGGGCTTGCATCGAAAAATTGGCATGGACAACGAAAAGACAAAGGGATTTCCGTCCGCAGAAAGGGTCGCCCAAAAAATCACACAGGCGATAGATGGACGGCGTTTTATCGCGACAATTGGATGGCAAAAC